One Comamonas endophytica DNA window includes the following coding sequences:
- a CDS encoding RNA-binding S4 domain-containing protein, with protein sequence MNELQTMRLDKWLWCARFYKTRSLAVEEIGKGRVTVNGLHAKAARELKVGDTVHLRQGPVARTVVVRGLMPSRGPASVAQGLYAETPESLAERERLAEQRRLAPEPATTLTEGRPTKRDRRDIDRARATDWNDRWSASID encoded by the coding sequence ATGAACGAATTGCAAACCATGCGTCTGGACAAATGGCTCTGGTGCGCGCGTTTCTACAAGACGCGCAGCCTGGCTGTCGAGGAAATAGGCAAGGGCCGGGTCACCGTGAATGGCTTGCACGCCAAAGCGGCACGCGAGCTGAAAGTCGGCGACACCGTCCATTTGCGCCAGGGCCCGGTTGCCCGCACCGTGGTGGTCCGTGGCCTGATGCCCTCGCGCGGTCCGGCCAGCGTCGCCCAGGGGCTCTACGCCGAAACCCCCGAAAGCCTGGCCGAACGCGAGCGCCTGGCCGAACAGCGCCGCCTGGCGCCCGAACCCGCCACCACTCTCACCGAGGGCCGCCCCACCAAGCGCGACCGCCGCGACATCGACCGCGCGCGCGCCACCGACTGGAACGACCGCTGGAGCGCATCGATCGATTGA